One stretch of Actinacidiphila sp. DG2A-62 DNA includes these proteins:
- a CDS encoding glutamate--cysteine ligase, with the protein MGEKVEAGSFDLADRRMYRTKLQQCLLGLERLLDEKRFDRPRNLMGLEIELNLADSGGLPRMMNEEVLERIASRDFQTELAQFNIEVNIAPHRLSGRVLDRLAEELRTGLGYADRRAREVGAHIVMVGILPTLEAQDLVSANLSRADRYTLLNERILAMRGEDITLDIDGVEHLVYTSSSIAPEAACTSMQMHLQVTPGRFAAVWNAAQAVSGPQIAAGANSPFLFGRELWRETRPLLFQQATDTRPQELRAQGVRPLAWFGERWIDSAADLFAENVRYFPSLLPICDDEEPLRVLDEGGVPQLRELTLHNGTIYRWNRPVYEVVDGVPHLRVENRVMPAGPTVADVVANAAFYYGLVRALAEAPRPVWQRMPFGAAAANFDAACRDGIDATLHWPRGRGGSLTEVPAADLIVEELLPLAAAGLDAWGIEPVDRDRYLGIVEERCSRRTNGAQWQAAAFHRQLERGLDRRAALAAMTLRYRAHMESGDPVHTWPAA; encoded by the coding sequence ATGGGGGAGAAGGTCGAGGCCGGATCGTTCGACCTGGCCGACCGCCGGATGTACCGCACCAAGCTCCAGCAGTGCCTGCTGGGGCTCGAGCGGCTGCTGGACGAGAAGCGATTCGACCGGCCGCGCAATCTGATGGGTCTGGAGATCGAATTGAATCTCGCGGATTCCGGTGGGCTGCCCCGCATGATGAACGAGGAGGTGCTGGAGCGCATCGCGAGCCGCGATTTCCAGACCGAGCTGGCACAGTTCAATATTGAAGTGAACATCGCGCCGCACCGGCTATCGGGACGGGTGCTCGACCGGCTCGCCGAGGAACTGCGCACCGGCCTCGGCTACGCCGACCGCAGGGCGCGGGAAGTCGGCGCTCACATCGTGATGGTCGGAATTCTGCCAACCCTGGAGGCACAGGACCTGGTCTCGGCGAACCTGTCGAGGGCGGACCGCTACACCCTGCTCAACGAACGCATCCTCGCCATGCGCGGCGAGGACATCACCCTCGACATCGACGGCGTCGAGCACCTCGTCTACACCTCCTCCTCGATCGCCCCCGAAGCCGCCTGCACCTCCATGCAGATGCACCTGCAGGTCACCCCCGGGCGCTTCGCCGCGGTCTGGAACGCCGCCCAGGCGGTGTCCGGGCCGCAGATCGCGGCCGGCGCCAACTCGCCCTTCCTGTTCGGCCGCGAGCTGTGGCGCGAGACCCGCCCGTTGCTGTTCCAACAGGCCACCGACACCCGGCCGCAGGAGCTGCGGGCGCAGGGCGTGCGCCCGCTGGCCTGGTTCGGCGAGCGCTGGATCGACTCCGCCGCCGACCTGTTCGCCGAGAACGTCCGCTACTTCCCGTCCCTGCTGCCCATCTGCGACGACGAGGAGCCGCTGCGGGTGCTGGACGAGGGCGGCGTGCCTCAGCTGCGCGAGCTGACCCTGCACAACGGCACGATCTACCGCTGGAACCGCCCGGTCTACGAAGTGGTCGACGGCGTCCCGCACCTGCGGGTGGAGAACCGGGTGATGCCGGCCGGACCGACCGTCGCCGACGTCGTGGCCAACGCCGCGTTCTACTACGGCCTGGTGCGGGCGCTGGCGGAGGCGCCGCGCCCGGTGTGGCAGCGGATGCCGTTCGGGGCGGCCGCGGCCAACTTCGACGCGGCCTGCCGCGACGGCATCGACGCCACGCTGCACTGGCCGCGCGGGCGCGGCGGTTCGCTCACCGAGGTGCCGGCCGCGGACCTGATCGTGGAGGAGCTGCTGCCGCTGGCCGCCGCCGGCCTGGACGCCTGGGGCATCGAGCCGGTCGACCGGGACCGCTACCTCGGCATCGTCGAGGAGCGCTGCAGTCGCCGCACCAACGGCGCGCAGTGGCAGGCGGCGGCGTTCCACCGTCAGCTGGAGCGCGGGCTCGACCGGCGGGCCGCGCTCGCCGCGATGACGCTGCGCTACCGCGCCCACATGGAGAGCGGCGACCCCGTCCATACCTGGCCGGCCGCCTGA
- a CDS encoding DUF5999 family protein: MCQHHPQCPPADCSDREAAHIVAHHPEQGWSLLCNGVLLFEDTGELLPDGRIIAPHRPLESGRVTTAA, translated from the coding sequence ATGTGCCAGCACCACCCGCAGTGCCCGCCCGCCGACTGTTCCGACCGCGAGGCCGCGCACATCGTGGCCCACCACCCGGAACAGGGCTGGAGCCTGTTGTGCAACGGGGTCCTGCTGTTCGAGGACACCGGCGAGCTGCTGCCCGACGGGCGGATCATCGCGCCGCACCGGCCGCTGGAGTCCGGTCGGGTCACGACCGCGGCCTGA
- a CDS encoding DNA polymerase IV, whose product MRSAPTILHLDMDAFFAAVEQAAKPSLRGKPVVVGGLGNRGVVSTASYEARVHGVHSAMATAHARRLCPNAAYLYPRFGIYRQVSETVMALLAEVSPLIEPLSLDEAFLDLEAGAAADGGADPPRVVAERLRARIRAATGLTASVGLAGSKLLAKIASERAKPDGLVVVEPGTERALLDPLPVRTLWGVGPATAEHLRKAGITTVAEITHAGEPELVRLLGKAHGTGLYAMAAGLDNRPVVADRDVKSISVEDTFEYDLTDRAHVRHEIDRLAERCVQRLRGAGRSGRTVVIKVRRYDFSTLTRSETLRAPTDDPAVVRETARRLVEAVDTTGGVRLLGVGVAGLADFTQEDLFAQHAGEGGAGGTVDEAADLPSEPPPVPEGHARRWLPGQDVVHEEHGNGWVQGSGVGRVTVRFEVPSDTRPGRVRTFAADDPALCHGEPLPLAPMSRDRSPAAG is encoded by the coding sequence GTGAGAAGTGCGCCGACGATCCTCCACCTGGACATGGACGCGTTCTTCGCCGCGGTCGAGCAGGCGGCCAAGCCGAGCCTGCGGGGCAAGCCGGTGGTGGTCGGCGGCCTGGGGAACCGGGGCGTGGTGTCGACCGCGTCCTACGAGGCACGCGTGCACGGCGTCCACTCCGCCATGGCCACCGCGCACGCCCGCAGGCTCTGCCCGAACGCCGCGTACCTCTACCCCCGCTTCGGCATCTACCGCCAGGTCAGCGAGACCGTGATGGCCCTGCTCGCCGAGGTCTCGCCGCTGATAGAGCCGCTGAGCCTCGACGAGGCCTTCCTGGACCTGGAGGCGGGCGCCGCGGCCGACGGGGGCGCCGACCCGCCGCGGGTCGTCGCCGAGCGCCTGCGGGCCCGGATCAGGGCCGCCACGGGCCTGACCGCCTCGGTGGGCCTGGCCGGCTCCAAGCTGCTCGCCAAGATCGCCTCGGAGCGGGCCAAGCCCGACGGCCTGGTGGTGGTCGAGCCGGGCACCGAGCGGGCGCTGCTCGACCCGTTGCCGGTGCGCACCCTGTGGGGCGTCGGCCCGGCCACCGCCGAGCACCTGCGCAAGGCCGGGATCACCACCGTCGCCGAGATCACCCACGCCGGCGAGCCGGAGCTGGTCCGGCTGCTCGGCAAGGCGCACGGCACCGGCCTCTACGCGATGGCCGCCGGCCTCGACAACCGCCCGGTGGTCGCCGACCGGGACGTGAAGTCCATCTCCGTCGAGGACACCTTCGAGTACGACCTGACCGACCGCGCCCACGTCCGCCACGAGATCGACCGCCTCGCCGAACGCTGCGTGCAGCGGCTGCGCGGCGCCGGCCGGTCCGGGCGCACCGTGGTGATCAAGGTCCGCCGCTACGACTTCTCCACGCTGACCCGCTCCGAGACCCTGCGCGCCCCCACCGACGACCCCGCCGTGGTCAGGGAGACCGCGCGGCGGCTGGTCGAGGCCGTGGACACCACCGGCGGCGTCCGGCTGCTCGGGGTGGGCGTCGCGGGCCTGGCGGACTTCACCCAGGAGGACCTGTTCGCACAGCACGCGGGGGAGGGCGGCGCCGGCGGCACCGTGGACGAGGCCGCCGACCTGCCGTCCGAGCCCCCGCCGGTCCCCGAGGGGCACGCCAGGCGCTGGCTGCCCGGGCAGGACGTGGTGCACGAGGAGCACGGCAACGGATGGGTGCAGGGCAGCGGCGTCGGGCGGGTGACCGTCCGCTTCGAGGTGCCCTCCGACACCCGCCCCGGCCGCGTCCGCACCTTCGCCGCCGACGACCCCGCGCTCTGCCACGGCGAGCCGCTGCCGCTCGCCCCGATGTCCCGGGACCGGTCGCCGGCGGCCGGCTAG
- a CDS encoding methyltransferase domain-containing protein has protein sequence MEFLEQVITDGAAAMSGLCTSLGDRLGLYRAMAGAGPLTSRQLADRTGLSERYLREWLAAQVAGEYVDHDRATDTYELSDVRAAVLSDPDAPTYAAGMFTMLQALYGTEDELMEAFRTGEGVGWGDHGPALFEGTAKFFRPGYAAALVPEWLASVEGLTRRLERGAKVADVGCGYGHSTLLMAQAFPRSSFYGFDFHRPSIEAARGLAAEQGLGDRVAFEVATAQDFPGEGFDLITFLDCLHDMSDPAAALRRAEHALSAEGVCLLVEPNMSADVDENVHPVGRGMSAASVAVCLPSALAQHGPEALGNHAGEAKMRGIADGAGLHHWTMTAETPVNRIYALAR, from the coding sequence ATGGAGTTCCTCGAACAGGTCATCACCGACGGCGCGGCCGCGATGTCCGGCCTGTGCACCTCGCTCGGCGACCGGCTCGGCCTCTACCGCGCCATGGCGGGCGCGGGACCGCTCACCTCGCGGCAACTGGCCGACCGCACGGGCCTGTCCGAGCGCTACCTGCGCGAGTGGCTGGCCGCCCAGGTGGCCGGCGAGTACGTCGACCACGACCGTGCGACCGACACGTACGAACTGTCCGACGTGCGCGCCGCCGTCCTCTCCGACCCGGACGCGCCCACCTACGCGGCCGGCATGTTCACGATGCTCCAGGCGCTCTACGGCACCGAGGACGAGCTGATGGAAGCCTTCAGGACCGGCGAGGGCGTCGGCTGGGGCGACCACGGCCCGGCGCTCTTCGAGGGCACCGCGAAGTTCTTCCGCCCCGGCTACGCGGCCGCGCTGGTCCCCGAGTGGCTGGCGTCGGTGGAGGGCCTGACGCGCAGGCTGGAGCGCGGCGCGAAGGTCGCCGACGTGGGCTGCGGCTACGGGCACTCGACGCTGCTGATGGCGCAGGCCTTCCCCCGCTCCTCCTTCTACGGGTTCGACTTCCACCGTCCGTCGATCGAGGCGGCCCGAGGGCTCGCGGCCGAGCAGGGACTCGGCGACCGCGTCGCGTTCGAGGTGGCGACCGCGCAGGACTTCCCGGGCGAGGGGTTCGACCTGATCACCTTCCTCGACTGCCTGCACGACATGAGCGACCCCGCGGCCGCCCTGCGCCGCGCCGAGCACGCCCTGTCCGCCGAGGGCGTCTGCCTGCTGGTGGAGCCGAACATGTCCGCCGACGTGGACGAGAACGTCCATCCGGTCGGCCGCGGCATGAGCGCCGCGTCCGTGGCGGTGTGCCTGCCGTCCGCGCTGGCCCAGCACGGGCCCGAGGCGCTCGGCAACCACGCGGGCGAGGCGAAGATGCGCGGCATCGCCGACGGCGCCGGCCTGCACCACTGGACGATGACCGCAGAGACCCCGGTCAACAGGATCTACGCGCTGGCCCGATGA
- a CDS encoding helix-turn-helix transcriptional regulator, with the protein MTTAGEAALRRVLAVADLLIDAVDEEALVPALLPPLLAALPGDSIVWAPHPAPAGPVCLPGDLIGPDALAAYERGAGADPLVAHTTTGSGVPARRSDLQSRAQSRAMRVYAEVYRPLGAEHQLAMAFPAGSASGARGRICLVVNRSSADFGDAELETAAMLRVRLAHAMARLAAGPHAAGPDGVGPHAAGALAVRPDGDDGGLPVTRREAAVLGLLSRGLTNEQIAHRLDISPRTVDKHLEHVYPKLRVRGRVEAANAWRTVSHSL; encoded by the coding sequence ATGACCACGGCCGGGGAGGCCGCGCTGCGGCGGGTGCTCGCCGTCGCCGACCTCCTGATCGACGCGGTCGACGAGGAGGCGCTGGTCCCCGCGCTGCTGCCGCCGCTGCTCGCGGCGCTGCCGGGCGACAGCATCGTCTGGGCCCCGCACCCCGCCCCCGCCGGCCCGGTCTGCCTGCCCGGGGACCTCATCGGGCCGGACGCGCTGGCGGCCTACGAACGCGGCGCCGGCGCGGACCCGCTGGTCGCGCACACCACGACCGGGTCCGGCGTCCCGGCGCGCCGCTCGGACCTGCAGAGCCGGGCCCAGTCCCGGGCGATGCGGGTCTACGCCGAGGTGTACCGGCCGCTGGGCGCCGAGCACCAGCTCGCGATGGCCTTCCCCGCGGGGTCCGCGAGCGGTGCGCGCGGCCGGATCTGCCTGGTGGTCAACCGCTCGTCGGCCGACTTCGGCGACGCCGAACTGGAGACCGCGGCCATGCTCCGCGTCCGGCTGGCGCACGCCATGGCACGGCTCGCCGCCGGGCCGCACGCCGCCGGGCCTGACGGCGTCGGGCCGCACGCCGCCGGGGCGCTCGCCGTCAGGCCTGACGGCGACGACGGCGGGCTCCCGGTGACGCGGCGCGAGGCAGCGGTGCTCGGCCTGCTCTCCCGCGGCCTGACCAACGAGCAGATCGCGCACCGCCTGGACATCAGCCCCCGCACCGTCGACAAGCACCTGGAGCACGTCTACCCGAAGCTGCGCGTCCGCGGCCGGGTGGAGGCGGCCAACGCCTGGCGCACGGTCTCGCACTCGCTGTAG
- a CDS encoding DUF1059 domain-containing protein — protein sequence MRKVADCRDHPSESHCTLAISGEEDEVVRAASEHAVSVHGHEDTPELREQIRTMLKDDVPQHA from the coding sequence ATGCGCAAAGTCGCCGATTGCCGCGATCATCCGAGCGAATCGCACTGCACCCTCGCCATCTCCGGTGAAGAGGACGAAGTGGTGCGCGCCGCGAGCGAGCACGCCGTGTCCGTGCACGGCCACGAGGACACACCGGAGCTGCGCGAGCAGATCAGGACCATGCTGAAGGACGACGTCCCGCAGCACGCCTGA
- a CDS encoding CPBP family intramembrane glutamic endopeptidase: MTILEGRVHAESYEVETRRDGDRTLRDETLIVLALSLGASGVSALISFIGSVTRPGALKNQAATLVGSAAPGRPWLDLAWQLFDIASALVPVVLVAHLLGREGVGLRAIGFDLSRPRPDLARGAVVAAVIGGTGLAFYLGARGAGFNLTVVPESLPAVWWRIPVLIASAVQNAVLEEVIVVGYLLRRLDRLGWSPAGALAASAVLRGSYHLYQGIGGFVGNMAMGVVFVLLYRRWGRVGPLVAAHSLIDTVAFVGYALLAGKVGWLPTG, encoded by the coding sequence ATGACGATATTGGAGGGCCGCGTGCACGCAGAGTCATACGAGGTGGAGACCCGGCGGGACGGCGACCGGACGCTGCGCGACGAGACGCTCATCGTGCTCGCCCTCTCACTGGGCGCCAGCGGGGTCTCGGCGCTGATCAGCTTCATCGGCTCGGTGACCAGGCCGGGCGCGCTGAAGAACCAGGCGGCCACGCTCGTCGGCTCGGCCGCGCCCGGCCGGCCCTGGCTCGACCTGGCCTGGCAGCTCTTCGACATCGCCAGCGCGCTGGTGCCGGTGGTGCTGGTCGCGCACCTGCTCGGCCGCGAGGGCGTCGGGCTGCGCGCGATCGGCTTCGACCTGTCCCGGCCGCGGCCGGACCTGGCCAGGGGCGCGGTGGTCGCTGCGGTCATCGGCGGCACCGGGCTCGCCTTCTACCTCGGGGCGCGCGGCGCGGGCTTCAATCTGACCGTCGTGCCCGAGTCGCTGCCCGCGGTGTGGTGGCGCATCCCGGTCCTGATCGCCTCCGCGGTGCAGAACGCCGTGCTCGAAGAGGTCATCGTGGTCGGCTACCTGTTGCGCCGGCTCGACCGGCTGGGGTGGTCGCCGGCCGGCGCGCTGGCCGCGAGCGCGGTGCTCCGCGGCTCGTACCACCTCTACCAGGGCATCGGCGGCTTCGTCGGCAACATGGCGATGGGCGTGGTGTTCGTGCTGCTCTACCGCAGGTGGGGGCGGGTCGGCCCGCTGGTCGCCGCCCACTCGCTCATCGACACGGTGGCCTTCGTCGGCTACGCGCTGCTCGCCGGCAAGGTCGGCTGGCTGCCGACCGGCTGA
- the gcvP gene encoding aminomethyl-transferring glycine dehydrogenase yields MTDRRTTLAELEAGVPFERRHIGPDAEAEAKMLAQVGYGSLDELTAAAVPDAIRSAEALGLPRALTEAEALAELRALADRNQVLAPMIGLGYYGTFTPPVILRNVMENPAWYTAYTPYQPEISQGRLEALLNFQTVVADLTGLPTSGASLLDEGTAAAEAMALSRRVGKVKQGVFLVDADTFPQTLAVLRTRAEPTGVEVVVADLRDGIPAEAAERGVFGVLLQYPGASGAVRDLRPVVEAAHQLGAVVTVAADLLALTLLTSPGALGADIAVGTTQRFGVPMGFGGPHAGYMAVRESYARNLPGRLVGVSVDADGAKAYRLALQTREQHIRREKATSNICTAQVLLAVMAGMYAVYHGPEGLAGIARRTHRYAELLAAGLRAGGVEIEHAEFFDTVTARVPGRAAEIVAAAREAGVNLRLTDADRVGVACDETTTRDQLAAVLAAFGAPAADLDALDASTAGQAGDALPAALARTEPYLTHPVFHQHRSETAMLRYLRRLADRDYALDRGMIPLGSCTMKLNATTEMEPVTWPEFGALHPFAPIEQAAGYLELIRGLERQLAEVTGYDAVSLQPNAGSQGELAGLLAVRAYHRANGDTARTVCLIPSSAHGTNAASAVMAGMKVVVVKTGQNGDVDIEDLHAKIEQHRDELAVLMVTYPSTHGVFEDNITEVCAAVHDAGGQVYVDGANLNALVGLARPGRFGADVSHLNLHKTFCIPHGGGGPGVGPVAVRAHLAPYLPNHPLQPAAGPETGVGPVSAAPWGSAGILPISWTYVRLMGGEGLKRATQIAVLSANYIAKRLEPHFPVLYTGPGGLVAHECIIDLRPLTKETGVTVDDIAKRLIDYGFHAPTMSFPVAGTLMIEPTESEDLAELDRFCEAMIAIRGEIDRVAAGQWPADDNPLRGAPHTAAVLAGEWTHPYGREEAVFPAGVSAADKYWPPVRRIDGAYGDRNLVCSCPPPDAYEG; encoded by the coding sequence ATGACTGACCGCCGCACCACCCTCGCCGAGCTGGAAGCCGGCGTGCCGTTCGAGCGCCGCCACATCGGGCCCGACGCCGAGGCCGAGGCCAAGATGCTCGCCCAGGTCGGCTACGGCTCGCTGGACGAGCTGACCGCCGCCGCCGTGCCCGACGCGATCAGGAGCGCCGAGGCGCTCGGCCTGCCCCGGGCGCTCACCGAGGCCGAGGCGCTCGCCGAACTGCGGGCGCTGGCCGACCGCAACCAGGTGCTCGCGCCGATGATCGGCCTCGGCTACTACGGCACCTTCACCCCGCCGGTCATCCTGCGCAATGTCATGGAGAACCCCGCCTGGTACACCGCGTACACCCCGTACCAGCCGGAGATCTCGCAGGGGCGGCTGGAGGCGCTGCTGAACTTCCAGACGGTCGTCGCCGACCTCACCGGCCTGCCCACCTCCGGGGCGTCGCTGCTGGACGAGGGCACCGCGGCCGCCGAGGCGATGGCGCTGTCGCGCCGGGTCGGCAAGGTCAAGCAGGGCGTCTTCCTGGTCGACGCCGACACCTTCCCGCAGACCCTGGCCGTGCTGCGCACCCGCGCCGAACCGACCGGCGTCGAGGTCGTCGTCGCCGACCTCCGCGACGGCATCCCCGCCGAGGCCGCCGAGCGCGGCGTGTTCGGCGTGCTGCTGCAGTACCCCGGCGCCTCGGGCGCGGTGCGCGACCTGCGGCCGGTCGTCGAGGCCGCGCACCAGCTGGGCGCGGTCGTCACCGTCGCCGCCGACCTGCTGGCGCTGACGCTGCTCACCTCTCCCGGCGCGCTCGGCGCCGACATCGCGGTGGGCACCACCCAGCGCTTCGGCGTCCCGATGGGCTTCGGCGGCCCGCACGCCGGCTACATGGCGGTCCGCGAGAGCTACGCCCGCAACCTGCCGGGACGCCTGGTCGGCGTCTCCGTCGACGCGGACGGCGCGAAGGCGTACCGGCTGGCGCTGCAGACCCGCGAGCAGCACATCCGGCGCGAGAAGGCCACCAGCAACATCTGCACCGCGCAGGTCCTGCTCGCCGTCATGGCCGGGATGTACGCCGTCTACCACGGACCCGAGGGCCTGGCCGGGATCGCCCGGCGCACCCACCGCTACGCCGAACTGCTCGCGGCGGGACTGCGGGCCGGCGGCGTGGAGATCGAGCACGCGGAGTTCTTCGACACGGTCACCGCGCGGGTCCCCGGCCGGGCCGCCGAGATCGTGGCCGCCGCCCGCGAGGCCGGCGTCAACCTCCGGCTGACCGACGCCGACCGGGTCGGCGTCGCCTGCGACGAGACCACCACCCGGGACCAGCTGGCGGCGGTCCTCGCCGCCTTCGGGGCGCCCGCCGCCGACCTCGACGCACTGGACGCGTCGACCGCCGGGCAGGCCGGGGACGCGCTGCCCGCGGCACTGGCCCGCACCGAGCCGTACCTGACCCACCCGGTCTTCCACCAGCACCGCAGCGAGACCGCGATGCTGCGCTACCTGCGCCGGCTCGCCGACCGGGACTACGCGCTGGACCGCGGCATGATCCCGCTCGGCTCGTGCACCATGAAGCTCAACGCGACCACCGAGATGGAGCCGGTCACCTGGCCGGAGTTCGGCGCGCTGCACCCCTTCGCGCCGATCGAGCAGGCGGCCGGTTACCTGGAGCTGATCCGCGGCCTGGAGCGGCAGCTCGCCGAGGTCACCGGCTACGACGCGGTGAGCCTGCAGCCCAACGCCGGCTCTCAGGGCGAACTGGCCGGACTGCTGGCGGTGCGCGCCTACCACCGCGCCAACGGCGACACCGCCCGCACCGTCTGCCTGATCCCCTCCTCCGCGCACGGCACCAACGCCGCGAGCGCGGTGATGGCCGGCATGAAGGTGGTCGTCGTCAAGACCGGCCAGAACGGCGACGTGGACATCGAGGACCTGCACGCCAAGATCGAGCAGCACCGCGACGAGCTGGCCGTGCTGATGGTCACCTACCCCTCCACGCACGGCGTCTTCGAGGACAACATCACCGAGGTGTGCGCGGCCGTGCACGACGCGGGCGGCCAGGTCTACGTGGACGGCGCCAACCTCAACGCGCTGGTCGGCCTGGCCCGCCCGGGCCGCTTCGGCGCCGACGTCTCGCACCTGAACCTGCACAAGACCTTCTGCATCCCGCACGGCGGCGGCGGTCCGGGCGTCGGCCCGGTCGCGGTCCGCGCCCACCTGGCGCCGTACCTGCCCAACCACCCGCTGCAGCCGGCCGCGGGACCGGAGACGGGCGTGGGACCGGTCTCGGCGGCCCCCTGGGGCTCCGCGGGCATCCTGCCCATCTCCTGGACGTACGTGCGGCTGATGGGCGGCGAGGGCCTCAAGCGCGCCACCCAGATCGCGGTGCTGAGCGCCAACTACATCGCCAAGCGGCTGGAGCCGCACTTCCCGGTGCTCTACACCGGCCCGGGCGGCCTGGTCGCGCACGAGTGCATCATCGACCTGCGGCCGCTGACCAAGGAGACCGGCGTCACCGTCGACGACATCGCCAAGCGGCTGATCGACTACGGCTTCCACGCGCCGACCATGTCCTTCCCGGTGGCCGGGACGCTGATGATCGAGCCCACCGAGAGCGAGGACCTCGCCGAGCTCGACCGGTTCTGCGAGGCGATGATCGCGATCCGCGGCGAGATCGACCGGGTCGCCGCCGGGCAGTGGCCCGCCGACGACAACCCGCTGCGCGGCGCCCCGCACACCGCCGCCGTGCTGGCCGGCGAGTGGACCCACCCGTACGGCCGTGAGGAGGCCGTCTTCCCGGCCGGGGTGAGCGCCGCCGACAAGTACTGGCCGCCGGTGCGGCGGATCGACGGCGCGTACGGCGACCGCAACCTGGTCTGCTCCTGCCCGCCGCCGGACGCGTACGAGGGCTGA
- a CDS encoding PhzF family phenazine biosynthesis protein, which produces MRIRIVDAFTDRPFSGNPAGVLVLDSPAFPDDAWMRQVAAELNLSETAFAHPLAAGADGSGSDGGAAGGGRSDGGTQWALRWFTPVTEVGLCGHATLATAHVLRTVGQARDTIRFRTRAGTLSARAGGDGTVTLDFPAAPLTPEPALAGLARALGARPLTVLDTGPDCGDLLVELADEAQVRALRPDFAALARLSRRGVIATAAAAGPGLGYDFVSRGFFPAVGIDEDPVTGSAHTALAPFWSARLGRDALTGFQASARGGLVATRLLGDRVLLSGTAVTVVDGELHAVP; this is translated from the coding sequence ATGCGCATCCGGATCGTCGACGCCTTCACCGACCGCCCGTTCTCGGGCAACCCGGCCGGGGTCCTGGTGCTGGACTCCCCCGCGTTCCCCGACGACGCGTGGATGCGGCAGGTCGCGGCGGAGCTCAATCTCTCCGAGACGGCGTTCGCGCACCCGCTGGCGGCGGGCGCCGACGGGAGCGGCTCGGACGGCGGCGCCGCCGGCGGCGGCAGGTCCGACGGCGGTACGCAGTGGGCGCTGCGCTGGTTCACACCGGTCACCGAGGTGGGGCTGTGCGGGCACGCCACGCTGGCCACCGCGCACGTGCTGCGCACCGTGGGGCAGGCGCGGGACACCATCCGGTTCCGCACCCGGGCGGGCACACTGTCCGCGCGGGCGGGCGGCGACGGCACGGTGACCTTGGACTTCCCGGCGGCGCCGCTCACCCCCGAGCCGGCGCTGGCGGGCCTGGCGCGGGCGCTGGGCGCGCGGCCGCTGACGGTGCTGGACACCGGTCCCGACTGCGGCGATCTGCTGGTCGAACTGGCCGACGAGGCCCAGGTGCGCGCGCTGCGCCCGGACTTCGCCGCGCTGGCCCGGCTGTCGCGGCGCGGGGTGATCGCCACCGCCGCGGCGGCCGGTCCCGGGCTCGGCTACGACTTCGTCTCCCGCGGCTTCTTCCCCGCGGTCGGCATCGACGAGGACCCGGTGACCGGCAGCGCGCACACCGCGCTCGCGCCCTTCTGGTCGGCGCGGCTGGGCCGGGACGCGCTCACCGGCTTCCAGGCGTCCGCGCGCGGCGGCCTGGTCGCCACCCGGCTGCTCGGCGACCGGGTGCTGCTGTCGGGCACCGCGGTCACCGTCGTCGACGGCGAACTGCACGCGGTGCCGTAG